The Deltaproteobacteria bacterium sequence GCAAAGCCCGGATGGACAGGCTATAGGCTTGGCAAGCTCAGATCCACTAACCGCTCGCCCTGAGCGTAGCGGAGCGAAGTCGAAGGGCCAAGGAGCACTGCATGGCGGAAATCCCGCGTCTCAACGGAGTCATCAAAGCGCTGGAGGAGGGCAAGACGGCCTTCGTGAGCTTTACGCCCAATGACGTCGAAAGCGCCATTGCCATGGCGGGGTCGAAGCTCGACGGCGTGGCCTTCGAGATGGAGCACGCGCCGCTGGACATTCCAGGGCTGCGTCACGCGCTCCAGTACATGCTCGACCGGCGCCAGGTGGTGGACCGCGGTACCCTGGCGCCGGCGGTGACGCCCATGGTGCGCATCCCGCCCAACGGCAACGAGATGAACCAGTGGCTGGCCAAGCAGGTGCTGGACATCGGCGTCTACGGCATCATCTTCCCCCACGTCAGCTCCGTGGAGGAGGCGCGCAACGCCGTGTCGGCGTGCCGTTACCCACGGCTTTCGTCCGAGCCGCTCTACGACCCGCCGGGCATCCGCGGCGACGCGCCCACCCGCGCCGCCCGCTACTGGGGGCTCGCGCAGCAGGAATACTACAAGCGCGCGGACGTGTGGCCGCTGGCGCCCGACGGCGAGATCCTGGTGGTGATCCAGTGCGAGGAGGTGCGCGCCATCGAGAACCTGCCGGCCATGCTCAAGGAAGTGCCGGGCATCGGCGTGGTGCTGATCGGCGAAGGGGACCTGAGCCAGGAGCTGGGCCATCCCCGCGACTACGACCACCCGGTCGTGGCCGACCACATCAACCGCATCCTCGAAATCTGCAAGGAGCACGACGTCCCCTGCGGCCACCCGCACCCCAGCGCCGACAACATCGAGCGGCTGGTGGAGGCAGGCTTCCGCTTCCTCATGCCCGGCGCGCCACGCTCCTTTGCGGTGCTCAACCGCGGCCGGGAGTTGACGGGGCGATAGGAGCCTCTTCCCGTCATTCCCGCCGAACCGTTCCCGTGGAACTGGCTGTGTCAATAAGGCGGTTCGGATTAGAAATGGCAACTACCCCCCTAACCGTCATTCCCGCGGAAGCGGGAATCCAGGAGGGGTGGGCGGGGAAACGCCGCTGTAGTGCCCCTCCCCGCCCCTGGATTCCCGCTTCCGCGGGAATGACGATTCGGTGTGGCGGGGCACCCAGGAAAGGACCGAAGCAATG is a genomic window containing:
- a CDS encoding aldolase/citrate lyase family protein translates to MAEIPRLNGVIKALEEGKTAFVSFTPNDVESAIAMAGSKLDGVAFEMEHAPLDIPGLRHALQYMLDRRQVVDRGTLAPAVTPMVRIPPNGNEMNQWLAKQVLDIGVYGIIFPHVSSVEEARNAVSACRYPRLSSEPLYDPPGIRGDAPTRAARYWGLAQQEYYKRADVWPLAPDGEILVVIQCEEVRAIENLPAMLKEVPGIGVVLIGEGDLSQELGHPRDYDHPVVADHINRILEICKEHDVPCGHPHPSADNIERLVEAGFRFLMPGAPRSFAVLNRGRELTGR